One Silene latifolia isolate original U9 population chromosome 4, ASM4854445v1, whole genome shotgun sequence DNA segment encodes these proteins:
- the LOC141651030 gene encoding berberine bridge enzyme-like 3 — translation MPWVNSTLFWADAPVETPTGFLISRQDEKVSRKVKSDFVVEPIPKQGIEKICKAMLNMQGLVMEWNPYGGRMSEIPGNEIAYPHRVGILFKIEYDFKWYETGIEVDKYHVELSRSFYKFMTPYVSKSPRMAYFNYRDFDIGINHGNKQDTNLTTSFEMNYYGNNFIRLMKVKTETDPANFFRYEQSIPPTTTLS, via the coding sequence ATGCCATGGGTGAATTCGACTCTATTTTGGGCGGATGCTCCGGTTGAAACTCCAACCGGGTTCCTGATCAGTAGGCAAGACGAAAAAGTGTCTAGGAAGGTTAAATCAGATTTTGTTGTCGAACCAATTCCAAAACAAGGAATCGAGAAAATATGCAAAGCAATGTTAAACATGCAAGGATTAGTGATGGAATGGAACCCTTATGGCGGGAGGATGAGCGAGATCCCAGGGAACGAGATTGCGTATCCTCACCGTGTAGGTATTTTGTTCAAGATCGAATACGACTTCAAGTGGTACGAAACCGGGATTGAAGTGGATAAGTACCATGTAGAACTGTCAAGGAGTTTTTACAAGTTTATGACACCCTATGTTTCTAAATCTCCAAGGATGGCTTATTTCAACTATAGAGATTTTGACATTGGTATCAATCATGGTAATAAACAAGATACAAATCTTACCACTTCTTTTGAGATGAATTACTACGGTAACAATTTCATCAGGCTGATGAAGGTGAAAACGGAAACAGATCCTGCTAATTTTTTCAGATATGAGCAGAGTATTCCTCCTACTACTACTCTCTCATAA
- the LOC141652847 gene encoding phenylacetaldehyde reductase-like, with product MARVLDGDEEKRVCVTGASGYIASWIVKLLLHRGYVVHATVRSLNDPKKTEHLRGLDGAKERLNLFEANLLEEGSFDSAVDGCCGVFHTASPVLFETSNPQADLIDPAVNGTLNVLSSCAKAPSVKRVIFTSSAATVFHTGRPVTSETLVDETWFSTPEACKGFIGDTYTLSKTLAEIAAWKFCEENGIDMITINPVAVIGPMLQPVINWSSDVLFNLVNGKSDTYLNATFGWVHVKDVAEAHIKAFEIPSANGRYILCETVAHFSQIVDILQELYPNLKLPHKCAEDQSFPPTYQISKDKVRSLGIECIPLRVALKEAVDFLIEKKLITSI from the exons ATGGCGCGAGTTTTAGACGGAGACGAAGAGAAAAGAGTTTGCGTGACCGGTGCTTCGGGTTATATTGCATCTTGGATCGTCAAGCTTTTGCTTCATCGCGGCTATGTTGTGCATGCCACTGTTCGATCGCTCA ATGATCCGAAAAAAACGGAGCACTTGCGTGGATTGGACGGAGCAAAGGAAAGGCTTAACTTATTTGAAGCCAACCTCTTGGAAGAAGGCTCCTTTGATTCAGCTGTTGATGGATGTTGTGGTGTATTCCATACTGCTTCTCCTGTTCTCTTCGAAACTTCAAACCCGCAG GCGGATTTGATTGATCCAGCTGTGAATGGAACTCTGAATGTTCTTTCCTCGTGCGCAAAAGCTCCATCTGTCAAACGTGTGATTTTCACTTCTTCTGCTGCTACAGTTTTCCATACTGGTAGACCTGTAACCTCTGAAACACTAGTTGACGAAACATGGTTTTCAACTCCTGAAGCCTGCAAAGGATTTATAGGG GACACGTATACTCTCTCAAAGACCTTGGCTGAAATTGCTGCTTGGAAATTCTGCGAAGAGAATGGTATTGACATGATCACCATCAACCCCGTAGCTGTCATAGGACCAATGTTGCAGCCAGTAATCAATTGGTCAAGCGACGTTTTGTTTAACTTAGTTAACG GGAAATCAGACACTTATTTAAATGCAACATTTGGATGGGTTCATGTCAAAGATGTTGCAGAAGCACACATTAAAGCCTTTGAGATCCCATCAGCTAACGGAAGGTACATCTTGTGCGAAACAGTGGCGCATTTTTCACAAATTGTCGATATCTTGCAAGAACTCTACCCAAATCTCAAACTTCCCCACAA ATGTGCAGAGGATCAGTCTTTTCCTCCAACCTACCAGATTTCTAAGGACAAAGTTAGAAGCCTAGGCATTGAGTGCATTCCTCTAAGAGTGGCTCTCAAAGAAGCAGTGGACTTCTTGATTGAGAAGAAGCTTATTACTAGTATATAA
- the LOC141651031 gene encoding secreted RxLR effector protein 161-like yields MMNAMLDRLQHNGNDCVIICLYVDDMLIFGTNMDVVNITKNFLHSRLDMKDLGEADIILGIKVTRTPTGNSVSQEEYAKIIGSVMFLMNCTRPDIAYTVSRLSRYTHNPGKDHWNALIRLLRYLKGTMDWGLHYSRTPSVLEGYCDANWVSGNDEIHSTSGYIFTLASGAISWKSCKQTCLAKSTMESEFIALALAGERSLNG; encoded by the exons ATGATGAACGCCATGCTTGATCGCCTTCAG CATAACGGGAATGATTGCgtaattatatgtttgtatgtggatgacatgcttatttttggtacaaatatGGATGTTGTCAACATTACCAAAAATTTCTTACATTCCCGGTTGgacatgaaagatttgggagaggCTGATATAATTCTTGGGATCAAGGTCACAAGGACTCCTACAG GTAATAGTGTATCTCAAGAGGAATATGCTAAAATCATTGGTAGTGTTATGTTTTTGATGAATTGCACTAGACCTGACATCGCATATACCGTTAGTAGATTGAGTCGATATACTCATAATCCTGGTAAGGACCACTGGAATGCCTTGATTCGTTTATTGAGATATTTGAAAGGTACCATGGATTGGGGTCTACACTATTCTAGGACACCTAGTGTCCTAGAAGGGTATTGTGATGCTAATTGGGTGTCGGGAAATGATGAGATTCACTCTACTAGCGGTTATATTTTTACTCTAGCATCTGGAGCCATATCATGGAAGTCATGTAAACAAACATGTCTTGCTAAATCTACCATGGAATCTGAATTTATTGCTTTAGCTTTGGCGGGAGAGAGAAGTTTGAATGGCTAA